In Quercus robur chromosome 11, dhQueRobu3.1, whole genome shotgun sequence, the following proteins share a genomic window:
- the LOC126706580 gene encoding protein ALP1-like translates to MITLLGARFAAAYVKPLDPTFSKVPTKIHDYPIYWPHFKDCIGVIDGTHVTAVVLTEKSIPYFGRKGYPTQNVMAACDFDMLFTFVLPGWEGATHDTHIFLDTIRKQSNKFPHPPPGKYYVVDSGYLMMKGYLVPYKGISYHLQDFRRRGGSPKTRHEKFNHAHSSLRCTIERTFGVWKNKWRIIKNMPSFPFHIQILIVSATMALHNFVRLNDRDDRGFINVN, encoded by the exons ATGATCACTCTGTTGGGTGCTCGCTTTGCAGCTGCATATGTAAAGCCTTTGGATCCAACTTTTAGTAAAGTTCCAACCAAAATACACGActatccaatttattggccaCATTTCAAA gATTGCATTGGTGTGATTGATGGCACACATGTGACAGCGGTTGTACTTACTGAGAAGTCCATTCCATACTTTGGAAGAAAGGGATATCCAACCCAAAATGTGATGGCTGCATGTGACTTTGATATGTTATTCACATTTGTTTTGCCTGGATGGGAAGGTGCAACACACGAcactcacatttttcttgataCTATTCGTAAACAGAGTAACAAATTTCCGCACCCACCACCAG gtaaaTATTATGTAGTTGATTCTGGATACCTAATGATGAAAGGCTATTTGGTACCATACAAGGGGATATCATACCATCTTCAAGACTTTCGAAGGAGAGGTGGAAGTCCTAAAACTAGACATGAAAAATTTAATCATGCTCACTCATCTCTTCGATGTACGATTGAGCGCACTTTTGGTGTGTGGAAGAATAAATGGAGAATTATAAAAAACATGCCATCTTTTCCATTCCATATCCAAATACTTATTGTATCTGCTACTATGGCTCTTCATAATTTTGTTAGACTAAATGATAGGGATGATAGGGGCTTCATAAACgtcaattga